TGTTGGTAGTCAGATGGAATGACCCAGTTTGGGGAAGATGGGGAAGAGGGTGTGGCAGACTGGGGTGGAGTTTTAGGTAGCAGAGGGAGAATGGAGAGTTCCTTGAAGAGAAAAGAATCCTTCAAGGGATGCTTGGACATGCTCCCATTTGTGCAGAAACTTTGAGAGCCCAGGAAGGTGTTAACCAGGGACTCACTGTGCAGAGAAGGGAGTCCACAGAATAGCTGGCTGTATTTCTGCTGCAGATGGCCCACTGAGTCATGATCCTGGTACCCAGGAAGTGCATAGAGGCCACTTGAGTCTTTAAGGGCTGGAGAGGTCAAGGCCAGAGCCATATCATTTGGGATTTGCTGGTGGTGGTGTCTTTGTTCTGGATCCATAATGGACCATTCAGAAACCCAGAAGGCCTGGGTAGGCTGGCTGGCCATACATGAACCCCAGGTCTGGTAGGAATAGGTCCCGAATTTTTCAATAGAGAACTGAGAAGTATTCTTCTGGATGAAAGAAACTGGTTGGTTATTTACAGGTTGGTAAAACAACGGCGGATTTGGCATAAGCTGCCTCAGGGACTCCTCCACACGTCTGGGTAGCCCCCACCTCtggaaatgcatccattttttcacATGTACCTCAAGAAGCCTTAGGACTTCAGGACTGAGGAatggcaggtgggcagggaggacagTAACCATATGCAAGGCCATAGGGTGTGTCAGGGTAGTGATTTCTCCGTTCAGGGTCTGCACAGAGACCTGGGAATTCAAGGACTGTTGTCCTTGGTTTCCACAGACAAGGGTTGGGCTGCTCTGCATCATCTCCTGCTGGTTCACTGGAACCCTAGGCTCCTCAAGTCTTGAACAACACAAAGTCTCTGGGCCCCTGGGCACCTCTGGCATTTGAAATCCCTGCCCCAGCTGGAGGTGTTCAGCCCAGCAATCATGGATCCTGACTGTACCAGCTGACTGGACAGCTGACTGTGTTAAGGATTTCTGATCCACTAATTGCAACACTGGGGGGGTTGCAGATCCAAGTGCAAGTGATTTGGAGTGTAGGGAATGTTGCTGCAGACTCTGGTTGAAAGACACAGTAGACATGGACAAAATCTCTAGGCAAGAGGAGCCCTGCAATGGCCCTGATGAAGGGGGAGAGATCAGGGTGTTCTCACCCACCAG
This DNA window, taken from Neomonachus schauinslandi unplaced genomic scaffold, ASM220157v2 HiC_scaffold_5548, whole genome shotgun sequence, encodes the following:
- the LOC110577734 gene encoding protein FAM205A-like is translated as QDWLPQEGSVRRLLCADTCCEICNAMALEIQQLLVGENTLISPPSSGPLQGSSCLEILSMSTVSFNQSLQQHSLHSKSLALGSATPPVLQLVDQKSLTQSAVQSAGTVRIHDCWAEHLQLGQGFQMPEVPRGPETLCCSRLEEPRVPVNQQEMMQSSPTLVCGNQGQQSLNSQVSVQTLNGEITTLTHPMALHMVTVLPAHLPFLSPEVLRLLEVHVKKWMHFQRWGLPRRVEESLRQLMPNPPLFYQPVNNQPVSFIQKNTSQFSIEKFGTYSYQTWGSCMASQPTQAFWVSEWSIMDPEQRHHHQQIPNDMALALTSPALKDSSGLYALPGYQDHDSVGHLQQKYSQLFCGLPSLHSESLVNTFLGSQSFCTNGSMSKHPLKDSFLFKELSILPLLPKTPPQSATPSSPSSPNWVIPSDYQQPQISVPFLTLAECDALEWHLLQRQLQLQWGLPAVFQRPQHTQNPMQYRPCGKAQSPETVKTSWPVKPITVLTRELVFFPEHARRLLEFHLQRQLIHHRWGLPQKIQ